The genomic interval TTCCAGTGTTGTGTAACCTGCTGATtgtgaattgctgttttttgttgtgCTTGCTTAAAATGTAGAGGTAAATAAATGGATCATAATATACATATTGGCCCATATTTATCATGTAGTTTGCGCCAGATTTAGTTGTAAATGGCGAAAAAAAATTTGCAAGTGGACACGTGACGAATTTGCATAGAATTTGTGACTTCTCGTCATTCGCTAAATTTGAAAAGTGGGAGTGGTCCCCAAGAAGACAGTTTTAGGCCGCGgggatactgaaaacatgattacagtatgggacagtattcccgcggagaggtaGGGAGTCCTAGCAGCATAGAGAACTATGGTGCTAGGAGCCCAGGTCCCTGATCTGTGGTCGGCCCAGAAAATAAGGCCAACACAAGGTCCGTATAGCACAGACCGCGTGTGGGCATCTGAATAAAGggggttttaaaaaagtaaaatattatcgttgtcggcagcacatctctgtgtaaacagggagacgcgctgccgacatgatgataatgtatggggacgagcgatcagagtaacgaccagagcaaacgagcgccgatgaacTTGCGGTCTttctgatcggcgctcgctgcatcggccctaTTAGAAAAGAAATGGCACAAGTTTAGTCACAAATCTACAGCTACTTGTAGcaggtgcagattttttttttcctattagaCAGTTCAAAATGTGTGGCGCATATCACTCCCATAATCAACTTTAGGCCGGattaacacgagcgtgtgcgttttgcctgcgcaaaaaacgcagcgttttgcgcccgATGCACTTCCGTGCGTCATCAGAGttgactgcgtgattttcacgcatatgccatgcttataacacgcggttttgaagtttagaaaaagaaatgaaggaagttcttttattttttccttcatttctttatctactgttgctcgaatcacgcgcgacacacaagtgcttccgtgtgccgtgcgcgattatcacgcacccattgacttcaatgggtgcgtgatgtgcgaaaaacggccacgtataggacatgtcgtgagttttacgcagcggacacacgccgcataaaaatcacggaatgtctgaacggccccattgactaacataggtctgtgcgacacgcgtgattttcatgctcgtatcacggacgtaaaatacgtttgtgtgaataaggccttacttagACTGGCATAAGATACACCAGTGTTTCAGGACGTCTGCCCTGTTTTCCCTCCAGTATAATAAGTATGTTTTGTTTGAGCCCCTTCCCCATAAAGTTGCTTCCCAGGTTCCGTCTCCTGTCCAGGATTCTATTGTTTTGCATTTGAATCTCTATGATGCTTCTGTGTCCATGGAAACTCCTTATTGCAGGATGTGTGGCTTAGAGCTCACATGTAGCCTGTGTCTTCTTACATTTGTTTGTGTGGATTAACACCTAAGGGAAAAGACTGACAACCGGGATGGTGCAAGAGTTCTGAAAACTGGAAAGGATTTGATTCAAAATATACTGCTCTGGCACAGACTGGAATTACAGAGGTGTGAATCTGGCTTGAGGTCTCATTTGCCCGGTAAAGTCTGTAAGGCAGCACGTGGAGTCCGTATGGTGTCTCCATGTTGTGCTGTCCCTAAAATCAATGTTTCTGTAATATGATATgtgataaaaagttttttttatctctCTAATTCCGTATGAATCAGTGAGAAAAACAAACCTGTGCCTCTGTATTCAGAGTAACGCGGAAGTCTAATGTGGGTCCATAAACTCCTGTAATCTGTAGAatacttaggctatattcacacgacagttaaAAACGGCCGTTTGACGGCTGTTATGCTGCCGTTTACAGAGCAataatgttctatgggtgtattcacacagccgtttaaCGGCCCgtcaatattggccgtcaaaaaaatgggacatgtcctatttttggccgttttcacggccagacggcccccatagaagtcaattgataagtttttaacggctgtcaatacatgtaacaactgttaaaaacagatctgtgacgtggggattggcaagggaacgactacttgctggctatcggcggcatACTCACCGATTTAGCActgtcttcaggtgtggtctctcgtcttcacgggttctgcgaaggcgtcgCGATggcagacgagagaccacacctgaagaagactaGAGACTGCGCTGCATCAGTGACTATGAAGGGCAGCCGAAAGTTAAATGTAGTGTATTGCTGCGCTCACTACAAGAGTAGTGTGGCactagtacagggggcattgtacgtAGTGGTCAACTGTAGTGAATTTTCCGCGACTGTCCGGAATTTACAGAGACGGTCcctaaaaattccttgaaggggggggtctgtgtggcatcatgtacatcgGGCCTGTGTGGCGTCCTctccagggggtctgtgtggcgtcctctccagggggtctgcgtggcgtCCTCTCCAGGGGGTCTGTAGAAATAGGTCCAGAGAAAATAGTGtctacatgtgaccttcctttgggtgttttcagggggctgggacaagaaAAGCCTGACATGAAatttatcagtttttttttttttaacagatatgaAAAACTGATTCAAAACAGATGTCAAATGgctattaaaaacggacagacggactggttaATAGATGaagatttggagacacactgatgcaaaacggccatgaaatgcTGACCGTTGATCCCTTTttaaatggccattttttttccttgtcgtgtgaatgcagccttaggccccatgcacacgaacgtgcctttgcggccgcaattcccccggaaatccacgggagaattgcggccccattcattcctatgggcaagtcttattacggccttgTTCTGCGGTCCCTGCTGATGGCAAattatggccgcggccatgtgcacggcccgcgatttgtgggcgtcTTGCGTGTGACTCTCCGCCCTAGGctaacccgaaaatcacggctgtgcacatggctacggtcgcgtgcatgaggctttagtgtATAGTAAGTAGAATTTAAAGTAATCCCACATAATGTGGTACAGAGCCATGTGGTTTCTAGGGCATGCCAAGGTTTTCTTAACCTGGCTCTTCCCTGGCAATTGCGGGATGTTTTTCCCCCATGAAGGATAGCTATTGACCTTTAGTCGAGGCACTGTATATTCTTTGCACTTTTTTTCATGCATGACTCTATAAGTGTGCCCTGGTAATCTTCCCTAAACTGTTAATCAatgaaaacatcttaagtatgtaGACGTCATGTTAAGTGCAATATCAATTACCATAATACACCGTGACTTGTCACTTAGATATTTTGGCAGTGTcttactcttaaagaggctctgtcaccacataagtgccctaaattgtacatgatgtgattggcgatgtaatgtagattacagcagtgtttttttatttagaaaaacgataatttttgactgagttatgatctatattagctttatgctaatgagtttcttaatggacaactgggcgtgttttactttagaccaagtgggcgttgtacagaggagtgtatgacgctgaccaataagtgaccaatcagcgtcatactcttctctccattcatttacacagcacatagcgatatagctatatcgcttcatgcagccacataaacacactataacgttactgcagtgttctgacagtgaatagacattccttccagccaggacgtgatgtctattcagaatcctgacacttcgctaacacagtcccgacactacagcacagcaagcgtaatctcgcgtgattacgctgtaaactaatttcaaacgagattacgcttgctgtgctgttgtgtcgggattgtgttagcgaagtgtcaggattctgaatacacatgacgtcctggctggaggtaatgtatattcatagtcgggacactgcagtaacgttatagtgtgtgtatgtggctgcagatagtgatatagctatatcgctatgtgctgtataaatcaatggagagaagtgtatgacgctgattggtcagcgtcatacactcctctgtacaacgcccacttggccatatagtaaaacacgccctgttatccattgagaaactcattagcataaagctaatataggtcataactccgtcaaaaatgatcgtttttctaaataaaaaaaccactgctgtaatctacattacagcgccgatcatattatgtagaagataggccacttataatgtggtgacagagcctctttaatgatggcTTGGACTAATAGCAAAGTACTTAGAAGCAGGTTGTGTATATCTGCCTTCTGTGCAGTAATAAATGGACTATTTAAGGGAAACAAATACTCTTTCACAGCAATTTTAAGTAAGTGAGTAACCAGTTCTCGCCCTATTTCCAAACGGAAAGCAGAACATGTACGTTGCGGTCTGTCTGGCAAGCTATTGCTTCCATAAATCACCATGGTTCAGGCCTATTTCCCGCATACTAACAGCAGCCTTTGTTCAATTTTTCAGCTTCATGGTAGATGAACATGGCGCAAGAGACAAACCATAACCAAGCGCCTCTACTTTGTTCTAATGGTTGTGGCTTCTATGGTAACCCACGTACCAATGGACTCTGCTCCGTCTGCTATAAAGAATATCTACAGCGACAGAACAACAGCGGCACTGGGAGGAATAGTCCTCCAGGTAACACTGTGTGAACTAATCTTATAATAACTTGTTCTGCCTGTATAGTATATTGGACTatcggtaaaaaaaataatttctctcTTCTGCAGTGTTGTCAGTGGGAAGTGGGGTGGAGGCTTCCACTCCACAACATGTAGTCCATTCCAAGGTGGATGAACCAGCAGAATCTGTGGATCCACAGACACAAGCCAAGTAAGTAAATTTCCAGGATAGATTGTGTGCGGTTCTACACTGTGACCAAGTCTGAAAGTCAAACAAAGCCCCCATTTACTCAGATACTAGTGCTGAGTGAAAAACCTGTATCCCAGGTAGGTGACTGTACTTTCCTGGTTTTCCAGGTTGATGCTTCTTAGAAGAGGCAGTATCTAAAGATGTTGACTGGCACAGCTGGTGGAATCGCAGAAGAGCACTGCAAGAGCATTTCTCCTTAGAGGAGAAGGGGGCAAGGTGCTCAGACATCATGCCAAGCATGGTATCTACAGCCTAGGAGTTAAAGCGGACCTATCGTTACAAAAATAAATCACAAATCTCTCATTAGGTAGCTGTGTATTAGTGCAGTCAGAAATGTTGTGTATAACCTGTATGTTTCCTTCCATCTGCTGGTATCTGTAAATGCATATTGTCTCTCTCCATGCTTGCTGGTTGGGCGTGCTCTTCATGTTTTGATATAatagctgtgctgtgtgctcTGAGCCTATCAGATGTCTTCACTATTTttgctcccccctcccctctaaAAACATGCAGTTTCTCGCACACTGAGGGAGTggtactgcagctgcatccccctcctccatgtcTTCTATTTACTGTATTATTCTagaccgattttttttttttggtgactgaggaggtttctgaacatttacagagagcctgcaggcagggaaaggggaactacaggctgctggaaggtgagaaaGATGCCGCTTTCCCCAACAAGTTGTATTACAAAGTACTGATTTATGCAAAAAATGATAACGATGGGTACGCTTTAAGTCTGAGAGCGGAGTATGACTAAACTGTTTGGTTACCTGAAAGGAAAGCAGCAGAAGTTTGAACGCATGTTAAAAGCTATGTATATGAATGGTGAACACAACATGAAGCTGCTTAAAATTGATACAAATACAGTAAAGCAAAACTATTTTCTGTTACTCAACTTCGTTTCTTTTATTGTAGAATTTATTTAAAAGGTAGATATTTTCTTTAAGTTTAGTATAAGTGCCTTAAAGCGGCTCTCAGGTCTCCCATGCTACTCTGAGAGCAACGTAGGATAGAGACGGAAAAGGATTTCTAGTTTTCCATGATATGATTAAATATTTAATTGTAAATAACAGcaattgacagctgtcaaactatataTCCACAAGCAGTGTCTTCCCCCTTTAAAATAGGCTGTCCTCAGTGAAACACAGGATACCGGACATCCAATTATAGATCAACTCTTGCTTTCAGTTTCTTGCTCTGTCTTTTTATCCTTGTGAACTTGATAATAAAAGGGTTTCCCAGTGCTAAAAAATTGAGGCTTATTCTCAAAAGGCTAtccatatctgatcggtgggggtccgagtctcAGCACTCCCGCCGACCAGCTGTTATGAAGGGGCCGCATACCTCGCTCTACTTTTCattcattcctgtcactgctcTGTTCTGTGaaacgccgacacacttgtagcaccgTTTTCACAGTCGGACCCCGACTGTTCAGATCTTGATGGCCTAACCTGAGGATATCagtagaaaggaaaaaaaaacagaggaaaTACCAGCGCTCCCGACATACCATTGATACATAAATCAACAGTGATACACAGTAGGTAGGGGAGGTATTTTATTAGCCTCTTAAAACAatggcaacgcgtttcaatgccaGTCTGGCACCTACGTCAGGCCaatatacagttaaaaaaaacagcagctTAAATATAGCACCAAACAATTAGGAACAGGATGAAAAAACCCGCCAAAATTCACTTGAAAATAATGTCATAGGGGTCGGAGAAAGTCTGAGTGACGGTACTTGTAACCAATGCAGAATGAGCCACTGGCAGCGGCTAGACATTGGCACAAAGTAACATGGGTCAAGGATGTAAACAAACCTCCATGTTGACAgtgatgaaataaataaatagatacacAACTATTTGGAATGCAAGATGCAGTGATACAAATATGTAAATAAATGCATACAaggataaaatatgtaaaaacgggCAAGCACATTTAGTTTGATTCTATGTATGAGTAATGAAATGTACCCGCACGGAGCCCAGAGCAGAATGAATGAGTATCCCCATTGTGTAGGATATTCGGGTGCAATATGTTATCACTGAAACCCTTGAATACGGGAAACATCAGCGGAAGCGGGTTCAAAGTGACTGCGGGGCTGTTGCATGCAGCGGGATATAGTCTGGGGCCGGCGGACTGAAAATTGCCGGTGACTGATGAGAGGCAGAGAATGTGTAAATTGGGAGACAGGGTGTGGGGTGAGGGCGGGTGGATGGAATGAAATGCCAGCTAGTGAAATATAGACTATGATAGAGGAAAAGGAGAATAGAATGAAATCCAAGCgcaaaggataggccatcaattgtttATCACTTGATGACCCCTTTTAAGTAGATCACCTGGGATTGTTCCAGATTTCATGTCTCAGGCTCTAGGTCCAGGTTTTGAGTTCATAACTTTAGAGTAAAGATCTTGTTAATTCCAGGAAAAGAAGTAACTAATAAACGAAAAATCTTTGCCAACTATGACCATTTAAATGGAATATATTGGTACACTGTAGCTCTGGTTGCAGTCACCCTCCTTTGTTCTTTGAATCTGTAGATACTCAGTTGGTCgcctgtgtttttttgttttttgaatcATTTCTTCTTATCATTCTTTTCTCTGTCTACCAGTTCTCTTCCCCAACCAGAGTCAGACTCCTCTTTGCAAGTTGAAACCACAGATGACAGAACTGCTGAATCGAAAGAGGCACAAGGTTAGTCCTGTATTGGTATTTTTTTCTGTGGCGAATGTTTTGTGTCCTCTGTGGGCACACAATGAATACTAGGGACCTTGTATGTGCAGCATATATGGTGTGCAACAACGGAGTTAACATTGCCCTAAGTAAATCGCTATCTTGTAGTGTTTGTACTCATGCCCCTGAACATTATCCCTGATAAAGCTGCAATATATTACTGATAATAATAAACTATTTTCATGTTGATATATGTTCAGCTTCATCAATGCATTTAACACTGCAACTGCATGTTTCCAAAAATAGGGTAATCCTAAAGGTAGTCCGAGGTCTTTTGAAGCATATGTGCAATGATGTTAAATAGACAGCAGTTTAATTTTGTTACACAAATTTTTTGGCGTATCTGACTTGTCAGTCAGTATTGAGGGAGAAAGGATTTTTAGAAGTGTGATCTATGAAAATTGGGTACAGTGTTTGATAGAAAACTGGGGGATTTACTTAAAACGAGCTATGGAAGGTGTTGCTATTGGATATTCCAGATTGCAGACTCTCAGAGAAGGGTTTCAGTTTTTCAAGCATAGAAAAGGGGGGAGTTCAGCAGAGTGTGTTGCAAGAAGGCTCGAGAAGGGGGAAGAGAAAGCATAATGAAACAGAACAGAAGTTAGACAGTGCTAATGGTAAGTCATTATTTGCTTTGGTGGGATTTTATCCTCGTACAGGGCAGAGACCCGATAAGGAGTCGTATTGCgtaattacaatatttttttccgTAGCTGCAGCATCAGATAGTGCACAGAATTCTTCGGAAGAACAAGAGCGCTCCCCCCAAGAGGCCAAAGTCAAGAAGACAAACCGTTGCCACATGTGCCGCAAAAAAGTTGGACTCACAGGTCTGTATATATATTGAACTCTATATTATGTATGATCAGAAATGTTGTTGCTCAGCTATATGCTGACTGACATTAAGTTTTCAGAGAAGAGGCTCTTTCACACTGTCAGAGGTTCTGCTTTTTCATGAGATCCATGATCGATTAATTTGGCAACAAATCCTAGTGGATCCCATTGGCATAATAGGTCAATCAGGTGGGCGGAAAAGTGCAGCAGGCTACCCAATTCTGACCATCAAAATGTAATGTCATTGTGAACATAGCAACAATTACACCAGCCATATTTATAGTACAAAATAGACAGACCCCATTTGGACAGCAAAAGTATGATATTCCAGAAGAAGAAAGCGGTTATAATTTATAGTCAAGGAGTTGTCTAACcccattaatttaaaaaaaatgtcttacAAGGATATAAAATAACAACAAGTAGTAACGACAGGCTGCGGCAGCAGCGACATGTTGACGCAGCTGACTTCATTGCTGCGGccagtgattggttgcagcagtcacatgttccTTTAATGGAACAGATCAGATGGGAAACGTCAAATTAtgtttccctttaaccccttcccgacatttgacgtacatgtacgtcatggaaagcattgacttcccgcaaaatgccgtagatgtacgtcaaatgtttggcaccggctcaaaagctgagtcggtgccatcatcaccggatctcagctgtatcttacagctgacatccgacagtaacggcggggaccgaaattagcttcgatccccgccattaaccccttaagtgcagcgctcaaacgcgatcgctgcacttaaggtgtttgcagctcatcggagccccagcaatgaaattgccggggttccggtggctgcaatggcaaccggaggcctaatactggccccccggtctgcctagcaccgaagccggtcaagatccgcccggcggcggagcctgatcggcttccgtagctgccggcaagatggcgccgggtcaggagctgatccggcgtcatcagcggtggaagtcagctgtactgtacagctgacatccacctgtaacggcaggaaccggagctagctccgatccctgccattaaccccttcgatgcagcaatcgaaagcgattgctgcatcgtagcggttactagcagatcgccagccctgacaggcaatcgggactggcgactgctgttatggcaacaggagacacaatggtctcctgctctgccattacggaagccgatttaggccccgccgggaggcgaagtctaatcggcttgctgtcagtgaatgactgacagatctaatacattgcactacataggtagtgcaatgtattagaaaaaaaaaaatctgaccgttggaccttcaagtcccctagtgggacttgaagaaaagtgtcaaaaaagtataaaaaagtgtcaaaaaaaagtgcaaaaaataaaagtttgaaaacaataaaagtttcaagtaatcaaataaaacacaatcccccttttactcttatcaagtcctttattattgaaaaataataataaaccatatgtatttggtatcgccacgaccgtaaacgacctgaggtatcaaaatattgtattatttattgcacgcggtgaacagcgtaaaaaaaaccgtaaaaaacgttaccagagtttgttttttagtcactttgccctacaaatattagaataaaaagtgatcaaaaagtcgcgcgtatccaaaaatggtaccaataaaaactatagctcgtcccgcaaaaaacaagccctcatacaactccgtcgacaaaaaaattaaaaagttatcgttctcacaacatggcgacagaaaaaatacattctttttacaaaagtaattttattgtgaaaaaagttgtaaaacataaaaaagtgctataaatttggtatcgccggaatagtactgacccgcagaataaagttaacatgtaatttataacgcatggtgaacgctgtataaaaaaaaacgaaaaaagctgtgccagaattgcatttttttgtttacctggcatcccaaaaaataggataaaaggtgatcaaaaagtcgcatgtaccccaaaatggtaccaataataactacagctcatcccgcaacaaaccagccctcataccgctacgtctatgaaaaataaaattagttatggctccaataagtcaggaaataaaaaaatatgcagttgtgcccgaggggaacatttcttcagtttgaagaggcgatttatcaaggacctaaaattagggaaccaggaaagggagggcccaaacatatccgctggaagcgacggtgcccgtattataccaggacaacacttcctagcaaaattcctcaaactacaaaggtgcagagtgtggaccaaaagggggataagaaatgacaccatttatcagtgcgacactggcctgtgcggaaaggattgcttcacagcgtaacacacatctatggattattttatttttttcataccacctgactatgccccttatatactccgccccacttacatgtacccccacattataaaacaccagcaatactcaaacaaatttagtaccaagcaaaatccgctctccaaaagccaaatggtg from Rhinoderma darwinii isolate aRhiDar2 chromosome 3, aRhiDar2.hap1, whole genome shotgun sequence carries:
- the ZFAND6 gene encoding AN1-type zinc finger protein 6 isoform X1: MNMAQETNHNQAPLLCSNGCGFYGNPRTNGLCSVCYKEYLQRQNNSGTGRNSPPVLSVGSGVEASTPQHVVHSKVDEPAESVDPQTQANSLPQPESDSSLQVETTDDRTAESKEAQDCRLSEKGFSFSSIEKGGVQQSVLQEGSRRGKRKHNETEQKLDSANAAASDSAQNSSEEQERSPQEAKVKKTNRCHMCRKKVGLTGFDCRCGNIFCGTHRYSDMHSCSYDYKADAAEKIRKENPVVVGEKIQKI
- the ZFAND6 gene encoding AN1-type zinc finger protein 6 isoform X2, whose product is MNMAQETNHNQAPLLCSNGCGFYGNPRTNGLCSVCYKEYLQRQNNSGTGRNSPPVLSVGSGVEASTPQHVVHSKVDEPAESVDPQTQANSLPQPESDSSLQVETTDDRTAESKEAQAAASDSAQNSSEEQERSPQEAKVKKTNRCHMCRKKVGLTGFDCRCGNIFCGTHRYSDMHSCSYDYKADAAEKIRKENPVVVGEKIQKI